The proteins below come from a single Oncorhynchus gorbuscha isolate QuinsamMale2020 ecotype Even-year linkage group LG12, OgorEven_v1.0, whole genome shotgun sequence genomic window:
- the LOC123991611 gene encoding transcription cofactor vestigial-like protein 2 isoform X2 has translation MSCLDVMYQVYGPPPQPYFSAAYSPYHHQKLAFYSKMQEAQESISGGSSFSNLAGPTIKEEDCAREKDHPPEAEYLNSRCVLFTYFQGDISSVVDEHFSRALNQPTSYVPGSVSNKSARDGPFPMSQRSFPPSFWNSAYQPSSMSSALGASHSEIPFTGDPYSSASLHSHLHHATPEPWHHSHHHHHHHPYSLGGAIGTQGSTYPRPSMHEVYGTHFDPRYSSLLVPSVRPHRLPPSTVQGPSASTCDIGKSEPTSSAWTGTFTGAGADISQSIGLNVDAARRYTLCGGNILS, from the exons ATGAGCTGCTTGGATGTTATGTATCAAGTGTATGGTCCACCACCTCAACCTTATTTTTCCGCAGCGTATAGCCCATATCATCACCAG AAATTGGCATTTTATTCCAAAATGCAAGAAGCGCAAGAGAGCATCAGCGGGGGCAGCTCGTTCTCGAACCTCGCGGGTCCGACGATAAAGGAGGAGGACTGCGCGCGCGAGAAAGATCACCCTCCGGAGGCCGAGTACCTGAACTCGCGGTGCGTGCTCTTCACCTACTTCCAGGGGGACATCAGCTCAGTGGTGGACGAGCACTTCAGCCGGGCCCTCAACCAGCCCACCAGCTACGTCCCTGGGTCGGTCAGCAACAAGTCCGCACGAG ATGGACCATTCCCGATGAGCCAGAGGAGTTTCCCTCCGTCCTTCTGGAACAGTGCGTACCAGCCCTCCTCCATGAGCAGTGCCTTAGGAGCCTCCCACTCAGAGATACCCTTCACTGGGGACCCTTACTCCTCTGCCTCCCTACATAGTCACCTCCACCATGCTACCCCAGAGCCCTGGCACcactcacaccaccaccaccaccaccacccctactcaCTTGGCGGGGCCATCGGCACCCAGGGCTCCACCTACCCTCGACCCAGCATGCACGAGGTGTATGGCACGCACTTTGACCCCCGCTACAGTTCTCTGCTGGTGCCCTCCGTCCGGCCGCACCGGCTCCCTCCATCCACTGTCCAAGGGCCGAGCGCCTCAACATGTGACATTGGGAAGAGTGAGCCAACCAGCTCGGCCTGGACCGGGACCTTCACCGGGGCAGGGGCAGACATCAGCCAGAGCATCGGCCTCAATGTAGACGCAG CTCGACGCTACACCCTCTGTGGCGGAAACATCCTCAGCTGA
- the LOC123991611 gene encoding transcription cofactor vestigial-like protein 2 isoform X1: MSCLDVMYQVYGPPPQPYFSAAYSPYHHQKLAFYSKMQEAQESISGGSSFSNLAGPTIKEEDCAREKDHPPEAEYLNSRCVLFTYFQGDISSVVDEHFSRALNQPTSYVPGSVSNKSARDGPFPMSQRSFPPSFWNSAYQPSSMSSALGASHSEIPFTGDPYSSASLHSHLHHATPEPWHHSHHHHHHHPYSLGGAIGTQGSTYPRPSMHEVYGTHFDPRYSSLLVPSVRPHRLPPSTVQGPSASTCDIGKSEPTSSAWTGTFTGAGADISQSIGLNVDAGLQTQDKSKDLYWF, from the exons ATGAGCTGCTTGGATGTTATGTATCAAGTGTATGGTCCACCACCTCAACCTTATTTTTCCGCAGCGTATAGCCCATATCATCACCAG AAATTGGCATTTTATTCCAAAATGCAAGAAGCGCAAGAGAGCATCAGCGGGGGCAGCTCGTTCTCGAACCTCGCGGGTCCGACGATAAAGGAGGAGGACTGCGCGCGCGAGAAAGATCACCCTCCGGAGGCCGAGTACCTGAACTCGCGGTGCGTGCTCTTCACCTACTTCCAGGGGGACATCAGCTCAGTGGTGGACGAGCACTTCAGCCGGGCCCTCAACCAGCCCACCAGCTACGTCCCTGGGTCGGTCAGCAACAAGTCCGCACGAG ATGGACCATTCCCGATGAGCCAGAGGAGTTTCCCTCCGTCCTTCTGGAACAGTGCGTACCAGCCCTCCTCCATGAGCAGTGCCTTAGGAGCCTCCCACTCAGAGATACCCTTCACTGGGGACCCTTACTCCTCTGCCTCCCTACATAGTCACCTCCACCATGCTACCCCAGAGCCCTGGCACcactcacaccaccaccaccaccaccacccctactcaCTTGGCGGGGCCATCGGCACCCAGGGCTCCACCTACCCTCGACCCAGCATGCACGAGGTGTATGGCACGCACTTTGACCCCCGCTACAGTTCTCTGCTGGTGCCCTCCGTCCGGCCGCACCGGCTCCCTCCATCCACTGTCCAAGGGCCGAGCGCCTCAACATGTGACATTGGGAAGAGTGAGCCAACCAGCTCGGCCTGGACCGGGACCTTCACCGGGGCAGGGGCAGACATCAGCCAGAGCATCGGCCTCAATGTAGACGCAG gtCTGCAGACCCAGGATAAGAGCAAGGACTTGTACTGGTTTTAA